In Paludibacter propionicigenes WB4, the genomic window TGAAGATGCTGAAAAACGTGGAATTTTAAAATCAAATAGTATTATCATTGAGCCAACGAGCGGAAATACTGGCATTGGACTGGCATTGGTGGCAGCTTCAAAAGGGTATCGGATCATTCTAACAATGCCTGAAAGCATGAGCCTTGAACGCCGTACATTACTAAAGGCGTTGGGTGCTGAGATTGTCCTGACTCCGGGCTTTGAAGGTATGGGTGGTGCTATTCGTAAAGCTGAAGAGTTGCAAAAGGAAAAACCACATTCATTCATTCCTCAACAATTTTTGAATGCTGCTAATCCTGAAATTCACAGAAAGACGACTGCCGAAGAAATTTGGCGTGATACCGATGGAAAGATTGATTTTCTGGTAGGAGGAGTTGGAACCGGAGGAACAATAACCGGAACCGGTGAAGTTCTGAAAAAATACAATCCGAATATTAAAGTGATTGCAGTTGAGCCGGCTGATTCGCCTGTTCTTTCAGGAGGTAAACCAGGACCGCACAAGCTGCAGGGCATTGGTGCCGGATTTATTCCGGGAGTTTTTAATCCAAACACGGTAGATGAAATTTTCAAAGTGAAAAACGAAGAGGCTTTTGCAGCGGGTCGTGAGTTGGCTCGTACCGAAGGACTTTTGATTGGAATTTCATCGGGAGCTGCTGCTTATGCTGCTGCCGAGATAGCTAAACGTCCTGAAAATAAAGGGAAAACTATAGTTGTCATATTGCCGGATACGGGTGAACGATATTTATCAACACCACTTTATCAGTTTGAAGTATAATATAAATAAACAAGATAAATCAGAATAAAATGAGTAAAATTTCAGTAAACGGAAAGGTGCAGGAACTTGAAACTCCTGTTTCAATCACAGAATTGATAAGACTAAACAATGTGGCTCAACCGAGTATGGTTTCCATACAACTAAACGGACAATTTGTGAATCGTGATGACTTTGACACTACAACGGTATCGGACGGAGATGAATTGGATTTTCTGTATTTTATGGGGGGAGGATCAATCTAATTTTCGATTGAATCATTGACGATTTTCGATTGGAAATTAGAGCAACTTGCATCTTTAATCGTACATATAAAATCTACAATCTTAAATAGAAACATGGACTTTACAGAAGAACAAATACAACGATATAGCCGACACATTTTGCTGCAGGACGTAGGTGTGGAAGGTCAGGAAAAAATCAACAACGGCAAAGTGCTGATTGTTGGTGCAGGCGGATTGGGTGCACCTATTGCACTTTATCTGGCTGCTGCCGGAGTTGGTACAATTGGAATTATTGACGGCGACGTGGTGGATTTAAGCAATCTCCAACGTCAGGTAATTCATTTTACCCCTGATGTAAATAAACCAAAAGTAATTTCGGCCAAAGAAAAAATAAATCTGATAAACCCGGATGTAAAGGTGGTTACTTATCAGAAACTGCTGACAGCCGAAAACGCGTTGGAAATTATTAATGACTATGATTTTGTAGTGGATGGAACGGATAATTTTCCCGTTAAGTTTTTAATCAATGATGCTTGTGTGATCGCTAAGAAACCTTTCTCACACGGAGGTATTCTTCGTTTTGATGGACAAACACTGACTTATGTGCCGGGTTCGGCTTGCTACAGATGTCTGTTTCATTCGCCACCTCCGCCTAATGCTGTTCCAACCTGTTCGCAAGCTGGCGTATTGGGTGCAATAGCGGGTATGTTGGGTACCATTCAGGCAGCGGAAGTATTGAAATACCTTACCGGAGTAGGAGATTTATTGACAAACAGGCTACTTACTTTCAATGCGAAAACGATGGAATTCAGAACTGTACACACGAAACACAATGATAATTGTCCCGTTTGTGGAAATCACCCGACTGTTACAGGATTGGTAGATTATGAACAGGCGGTTTGCGATATTGAAAGTCATAGAAAAAATAAATAAGATGACCCCTAACCCCTAAAGGGGAATTATGCAAGTCTTATTTTATATTTCAGCTAGAATAAGAAGATAAACTATAAATGACACTTTAAAAAGTATTTATTATACATAACTAACACAGTTCGCCTTTAGGGCTTAGGGGTAAATAATTATAATCATGGCAACAACAGAAATTAAACTCGATCCGACAACAAAGAAACTGTCGCTCATAAGCTTTAGTGGTGATTTTGATAAACTTACTGCTGTATTTACGCTGGCCACCGGCGCGGCAGCAGTGGGATACGAAGTAAATATTTTCTTTACATTTTGGGGACTGGATGCTATCAAGATAAAGCAGGGTAGAAGTGCAGTAGGAAACGGTTTTTTGCCTAAAGTATTTGGAGTGTTTATGGGTGGACTGAAGAGTGCACCGGTGAGCCGATTGAATTTTGGCGGCATTAGTCCAAAGATTTTCCGCTATTTAATGCGTAAAAACAATGTGGCTACGCTAGAAGAACTCGTAGAAGCAGCCAAACTGCTTGGAATCAACTTTTATGCTTGTGAAATGGCGATGCATATTTTGGGCATTCAGAAAACTGATTTAATACCCGAAGTGAAAGATATACTGGGCGTGGCTACTTTTTTGAAACTGGCCGATGGAGGGCAAACACTCTTTATTTAATTCATAATTCACAATTTATAATTCATAATTAAGATGGCAAACTACAAATTAGATATAACCAAAGAACATTGTCCAATGACTTTTGTGAAAACAAAGATTGAATTGGCAAAACTGAAACAGGGCGATACATTGGAAGTGTTGCTAACCGAGGGTGAACCGTTGGAAAACGTGCCACGTAGTTCGGAAGAACAGGGATTTAAAGTGCTTTCGATAACCGAAGCCGAAGTAAAAGGAACACATTTAATTGTTATTCAGAAATGATTCGAATTCCGGCATATATTGTTAATGGGATTATTGCGCAAGCAATTAATGAACTGCCAAATGAAGCTTGCGGATTACTGGTAGGTAGTGGGAGTGATGTGCTTAAACAGTATCCTCTGACTAATATCGATCACAGTCCCGAGCATTTCTCATTCGATCCGGCTGAGCAGTTTCAGGTGCTTCGTTCGGCTCGTGCCGATGAGTTGGAGATTATTGCGAATTATCACAGTCATCCGGAAACTCCTTCACGTCCTTCGGAAGAAGACATCCGGTTGGCTTACGATCCGAATATTCTTTATCTTATTGTGTCTTTGGCTGCTGAAGTACCCGTTCTGAAGGCATTTAATATACAAAACGGAGTCAGTACCGAAGTAGCTATTGAAGTCACCTGATTATATACACGTCAAATATCCGCAATATGAAACAATCAATACTAAATATTATCCAAAAGAACATTCCTCTTTTGACAAATGACAGTGCAGTGGAATACAAATATATACCATTGCACAATAAACCTCTGCCATCGTTGAAGAAATTATCGCAGGTGGTGGATTTATTCAGGTCGATTATTTTCCCCGGGTATTATGGCGACACGGTAACCGACAATGATACGCTGGCTTACCACATGGGAGTCAATCTTGAACGCTTGTATAGTTTACTTCGGGATCAGGTTCAGAATGGTTTGTGTTTTAACGCCACCGAAGATCAGTGTATCGAGTCGCAAAAGCTAGCTCCCGAGATAGCCAAATCATTAATCAATAAACTTCCCGAGTTAAAACGTATCGTTTCCACAGATATTAAGGCCACTTACGATAGCGATCCGGCAGCCAAGAGTTATGGCGAGGTAATTTTTTGCTATCCTACCATTCGTGCCGTATTTAATTATCGTATAGCCCATGAGTTGTTGAAGCTCGGAGTGCCTGTTATCCCAAGGGTGATTACCGAGTTGGCACATTCCGAAACCGGTATTGATATTCATCCGGGTGCTAAGATCGGTGAGTATTTCAGCATCGATCACGGCACCGGGGTTGTAATCGGAGAAACCACTGTAATCGGAAATCACGTTAGGTTGTATCAGGGTGTGACGCTCGGGGCTAAACGTTTTACCCTGGGCGAAGACGGTAACCCGCTAAATGTACCCCGGCATCCTATTCTGGAAGATAATGTGGTGATATATGCCAATGCCAATATTTTGGGACGCATAACCATCGGACGTGATTCAATCATAGGCGGTAATGTGTGGCTTACCACCAGTGTACCGGCCGGTTCGCGCATTTTGCAGCAAAAAGCCATCGTCAGTTCGTTTTACGATGGCTTGGGAATCTAGCTTCACTGATATTAAGCCTTCGGCTGTTATTAGGCTGCGCCGATATTTGCACTTCGTACGTTATTAATAGTATAAAGAACAGCGAGCAAATAACAAACGAAAGCAAATAACATGAAATAAATAACGTGAGCAAAGCGAACAAATAACAAGAAATAAATATCGCCCGAAGGGCAAATAACAAATAATAACCCTAAAAATGATGGCTAAAAATGATTTACAGCGCAGTATAACTACTGCTACAGCCAGACAACTGGCAACCACGACCAAGACAGCCCCACAAATGGGCTCCATTACTCCTCGTTTATTGCTTAAACTTCTTCCATGGACACAAGTTGATTCGGGTACTTACCGGGTAAACCGCACAAAAGTGGAATTGAAAAGTGCAGAGCGCATTGAAGTTGAATTTTTCGATGGCGTACCTGCTTTTCGGGTTGAGTCATTTCGTCGTATTCCCTTATTTTCTCATATTGATGAAGATATTGTAAATCGTTTAGCAAAGAAATTTCAGGTTGAACAGGTCGAACTTGGAGGTAGTCTGATTAAAGAAGGAAAAGATCGCCAGAAGTTTTTCATCGTGGCCAAAGGACAGGTGGAAATTCTGAGTAAAGGAACTCATGGTGAGAATCTGCGTATTGCTTTACTGTCGGAAGGAGAGTATTTTGGCGAAGCCGATATTATTTCCGATAAACCATCGTCGGTAACTGTGCGCACCATTACTTCGGGCGTATTTTTTACACTGAATAGTGCCGAATTGGAAAGCATTATCAAAGAAGTGCCTAATTTCCGCGAGCAATTTCAAAAAGCTGTTGATGCTCATCTCCGGCTAAAAGCAACCGTAAATACACATGGCGAGAAACATATTGATTTAGTCTCAGGTCACGAAGAAGATAATCTGATTCCCGAAACATATATTGATTATGAAGAAACGCCCCGCGAATATTCATTGAATACGCTGCAAACCGTTGTGCGTGTTCATACCCGTGTTTCGGATTTGTACAATAATCCGTATAATCAGTTAGAACAACAGATGCGCTTAAGCATCGAAAGTATCAAAGAACGTCAGGAATGGGAATTGGTAAACAATAAACATTTTGGTTTACTGGCCAGTGTTGAGCCAAGTTACCGCATTAGTACCCGTTATGGCGCACCCACACCCGATGATTTGGACGAATTGCTTTCGCTTGTCTGGAAATCACCTTCTTTCTTTCTGGCTCATCCGCGTGCCATTGCTGCTTTTGAGCGCGAATGTACCTGGCGCGGTGTGCCTCCGGTAACTACCAATGTGTTTGGTGTATCAGTAATCACCTGGCGTGGAGTGCCCATTATTCCGAGCGATAAAGTGGAGATAAAAGGGCAATACCTGACTAACCGGGGCGTGGGAAATACCAGCTTTATTCTGGTACGTACAGGCGAAGCCGAGCAGGGAATTGTGGGATTACATCAAACGGGTATTCCGGGCGAAATAGCTCCGAGTCTTTCGGCACGGTTGATGGGATTGGATAAATTTGGCGTGGCTTCTTATCTCTTGACTAAGTATTTTTCGTTGGCTTCACTGACCGATGATGCTATTGCCGTATTGGAAAATGTAGAAGTTGGCTACTATCACGATTATCAGAACCGGAAGTCGGAAAAATAAAGCCTCCCTGCCTCCCCAAGGGGGTTCAAAACAAAAATAATCTATTATGTTAGAGTTAAACAATAGTAATACTAACTATAAGTCCCCCTCGGGGGATTTAGGGGGCTTCGATATCGGTCGTCTGAGAGAAATTGCCAGTGGTTTTTGTCCTGAGGAAGCTCGTCAAATTGCTTCGGAGGTAATCCCCGATGATATTAATCTGGAAAGTGTGTATGCCTCTTTTGCTCAATTGCAAAATCCTTTGGGAATAAGCACCGGCGGACTGGTATTGCCCGATTTTCAGGCCGGACTGCCTTTTACCGACGGGCTAAACAACTTGTTTTTTCCGGATTCGCCCGCAACCA contains:
- a CDS encoding HesA/MoeB/ThiF family protein, producing the protein MDFTEEQIQRYSRHILLQDVGVEGQEKINNGKVLIVGAGGLGAPIALYLAAAGVGTIGIIDGDVVDLSNLQRQVIHFTPDVNKPKVISAKEKINLINPDVKVVTYQKLLTAENALEIINDYDFVVDGTDNFPVKFLINDACVIAKKPFSHGGILRFDGQTLTYVPGSACYRCLFHSPPPPNAVPTCSQAGVLGAIAGMLGTIQAAEVLKYLTGVGDLLTNRLLTFNAKTMEFRTVHTKHNDNCPVCGNHPTVTGLVDYEQAVCDIESHRKNK
- a CDS encoding Mov34/MPN/PAD-1 family protein, which gives rise to MIRIPAYIVNGIIAQAINELPNEACGLLVGSGSDVLKQYPLTNIDHSPEHFSFDPAEQFQVLRSARADELEIIANYHSHPETPSRPSEEDIRLAYDPNILYLIVSLAAEVPVLKAFNIQNGVSTEVAIEVT
- a CDS encoding serine O-acetyltransferase, with the translated sequence MKQSILNIIQKNIPLLTNDSAVEYKYIPLHNKPLPSLKKLSQVVDLFRSIIFPGYYGDTVTDNDTLAYHMGVNLERLYSLLRDQVQNGLCFNATEDQCIESQKLAPEIAKSLINKLPELKRIVSTDIKATYDSDPAAKSYGEVIFCYPTIRAVFNYRIAHELLKLGVPVIPRVITELAHSETGIDIHPGAKIGEYFSIDHGTGVVIGETTVIGNHVRLYQGVTLGAKRFTLGEDGNPLNVPRHPILEDNVVIYANANILGRITIGRDSIIGGNVWLTTSVPAGSRILQQKAIVSSFYDGLGI
- a CDS encoding family 2B encapsulin nanocompartment shell protein, which produces MMAKNDLQRSITTATARQLATTTKTAPQMGSITPRLLLKLLPWTQVDSGTYRVNRTKVELKSAERIEVEFFDGVPAFRVESFRRIPLFSHIDEDIVNRLAKKFQVEQVELGGSLIKEGKDRQKFFIVAKGQVEILSKGTHGENLRIALLSEGEYFGEADIISDKPSSVTVRTITSGVFFTLNSAELESIIKEVPNFREQFQKAVDAHLRLKATVNTHGEKHIDLVSGHEEDNLIPETYIDYEETPREYSLNTLQTVVRVHTRVSDLYNNPYNQLEQQMRLSIESIKERQEWELVNNKHFGLLASVEPSYRISTRYGAPTPDDLDELLSLVWKSPSFFLAHPRAIAAFERECTWRGVPPVTTNVFGVSVITWRGVPIIPSDKVEIKGQYLTNRGVGNTSFILVRTGEAEQGIVGLHQTGIPGEIAPSLSARLMGLDKFGVASYLLTKYFSLASLTDDAIAVLENVEVGYYHDYQNRKSEK
- a CDS encoding sulfurtransferase TusA family protein, giving the protein MANYKLDITKEHCPMTFVKTKIELAKLKQGDTLEVLLTEGEPLENVPRSSEEQGFKVLSITEAEVKGTHLIVIQK
- the cysK gene encoding cysteine synthase A; translation: MAKIATKLTDLIGNTPLLELSKFSKKSKLKATLIAKLEFFNPGRSVKDRIGLSLIEDAEKRGILKSNSIIIEPTSGNTGIGLALVAASKGYRIILTMPESMSLERRTLLKALGAEIVLTPGFEGMGGAIRKAEELQKEKPHSFIPQQFLNAANPEIHRKTTAEEIWRDTDGKIDFLVGGVGTGGTITGTGEVLKKYNPNIKVIAVEPADSPVLSGGKPGPHKLQGIGAGFIPGVFNPNTVDEIFKVKNEEAFAAGRELARTEGLLIGISSGAAAYAAAEIAKRPENKGKTIVVILPDTGERYLSTPLYQFEV
- the thiS gene encoding sulfur carrier protein ThiS, whose translation is MSKISVNGKVQELETPVSITELIRLNNVAQPSMVSIQLNGQFVNRDDFDTTTVSDGDELDFLYFMGGGSI
- a CDS encoding DsrE/DsrF/DrsH-like family protein, whose protein sequence is MATTEIKLDPTTKKLSLISFSGDFDKLTAVFTLATGAAAVGYEVNIFFTFWGLDAIKIKQGRSAVGNGFLPKVFGVFMGGLKSAPVSRLNFGGISPKIFRYLMRKNNVATLEELVEAAKLLGINFYACEMAMHILGIQKTDLIPEVKDILGVATFLKLADGGQTLFI